A window of Bacillota bacterium genomic DNA:
CATTGTTTGTAAGCAAAATGACTGCATCTACGCGGTTATTTCTTAACATATCTAAATATACAATTTCTTTTTCAATTTTTTCACTTGAATTACAAAGCATTACTTTGTAACCGGACTTAAATAATTCTTCTTCCACATGATACAATAATTCTCCAAAAAACAAATGCAAACTACTAGGAAGTAAAAAAGCTACGATATTATTTCGTTGAGTTGTCATTGATCTTGCTATTTCATTTGGATAGTATTTGACTTCCTTAATAATTTTCTCAACTTTTTCGCGAGTTTCTTTTTTTACATATCCAGAATTGTTAATGACTCTCGATACGGTTCCGATTCCAACGCCTGCTTTTTTTGCAACTTCTTTAATATTTGCCATATTCATCATCCTTCACTATTGTATGGTGTTTATTTTATTTTAACATACAGAATGGATTTATAAAACAAAAATGTGGAAATCGTTCCACAAAAAAAATAACCGACGATTCTCGATTATTCTTTTTATTGTTTATAAGTCTTTCATTTATTACAAGTTTGGGCAAACTCCTTCAAATTCTGATGTTTTGCTATAAGCATAAGCGGTTCCTTGATTACCATTGCTACCTTTGTATTGATTCATAGTTTGTTCTCCCGTTCCATTTTGATTGCCTTTTCTAAATTGATTTTTTATTTGATTGACCATATCAGTTCCTAAGCAACTGTAATGATCTTTTTCAAAAGCATTTAAATGGTTCATAGATGCATCTCTTAAATAAGTGAATACATTTTTAATATCGTCTGGTAAATCAGTTTGTGCTAAGAAAGTTTCATACATAGTAATGTTTGCTTGTTCAGCATCGATTCCTGTTGCATACGCAGCAGTGATTGATTCTGGAATGACAACGTAATTTGCAGAATTATCTATTGTTGCTGTAACTCCATATGTTTCAAATAAAGGAAGCAATAAATTAATATGTGTTTCTTCCGCAAGTATTACATTTGTGAAAGGACGAATTTCACCATACGTTTCAATAATTGCAAGGTATTCAGCTCTAGCTAAATACTCATCTTGAAGTGCGTAATTTAACATTTCTTCGATGGTATAACTAGTATTTGTTTCATCTGTGACAGTATCTAATTCTACAACAACATCGTCGTATACAGATTCTGCACTAACGTTTACAAGCGTTAAAGTAAAACCACCAATTATTACAAATCCTAAAACAAGTAAAGCTTTCATAATATTTCTTTTCATTTTAATATCCTCCTGTTTGTTTTCTGTCTAATATACGGTTAAATCATGGCAAATATTGGGATAATGCAAATCTTCACAAAAACCTCATATTTTGAGTCGATTTGTAAAAATAGAAATGTTTTTCACTAAACCAGTAAAAAAAAGTGAAAATCTCTTTTTTGTTTTAATATAATTTGATATTATAGTATGGAAGCGCAAGGAGATGAGATTTATGGCGAAATTAAAAGGGAATTTACTATATGGTCAATCTGGTGGACCTACTAGTGTTATTAATGCTTCCGCTTATGGAGTGATTACAGAAGCTTTAAAACATCACCAAGAAATTGGTGAAGTAATTTGTATGAGACATGGAATTAAAGGAGCGCTAAACGAAGATTTCATCTTTATTAATAAGCAAAAAGAAGAAGATATCGAACTTTTAAAACATACCCCTGGTTCAGCTTTTGGATCTGTTAGGTATAAAATGAAAGATTTTCGTGAAGATGATTCAGATTATATACGACTTCTTTATATTTTTCAAAAATATAATATCCGGTATTTCCTATATAATGGCGGAAATGATTCTATGGATACTTGTTATAAAATAGCGGATTATATGAGTCACATTGATTATGATTGCTTTATAATAGGGATTCCAAAAACCATAGATAATGATTTACCCTTTACTGATCATACTCCAGGGTTTGGAAGTGCAGCAAAATTTATCTCAAATACTATTATGGAAATTAGTTACGATATGTTGGCTTATCCAAATGGTAAAGTAACTATTGTTGAAATTATGGGTAGACACGCAGGCTGGCTTACAGCGGCATCATCGATAGCCTCCATTAGTGGATATGGGCCTGATTTGATTTATCTTCCTGAAATTCCTTTTTCTGTGGAGCAATTTAAAGAAGATATCAAAAGAGTATATCATGAGAAAAAACAATGTTTAATTGCGGTTTCAGAAGGAATAACAAATGAAGAAGGAATTTTCATTAGTTCGAGTTCCGGATTAAAAGACGCTTTTGGGCATTTTCAATTAGGTGGAGTAAGTGCAAAACTTGCGAATATTGTTTCAGCCGATTTAGGAATTCCTTCGAGATCTGTTGAATTTGGATCGACACAAAGAGCGGCTAGTCACATCCAAAGTTTAACGGATGTAGAGGAAGCAATTCTTGTTGGAAGACACGCTGTAAATGCTGTATTACGTCACGAAACCGATTTAATGATTACATTGAATCGGGTAAGTTCAAATCCTTATAAAATCGAGTATGGACTTCATCCTTTATCTGATTGTGCTAATCAAGAAAAAACCGTTCCACTGGATATGATAAACAAAGAAGGAAACGGAATTACAGATAAATTTCTTGAATATGCCTTACCATTAATCCAAGGTGAAAATCCTCCCCAATATAAAGATGGAATCCAACAATTTTCAAAAATGATA
This region includes:
- a CDS encoding DUF2202 domain-containing protein codes for the protein MKRNIMKALLVLGFVIIGGFTLTLVNVSAESVYDDVVVELDTVTDETNTSYTIEEMLNYALQDEYLARAEYLAIIETYGEIRPFTNVILAEETHINLLLPLFETYGVTATIDNSANYVVIPESITAAYATGIDAEQANITMYETFLAQTDLPDDIKNVFTYLRDASMNHLNAFEKDHYSCLGTDMVNQIKNQFRKGNQNGTGEQTMNQYKGSNGNQGTAYAYSKTSEFEGVCPNL
- a CDS encoding 6-phosphofructokinase, whose product is MAKLKGNLLYGQSGGPTSVINASAYGVITEALKHHQEIGEVICMRHGIKGALNEDFIFINKQKEEDIELLKHTPGSAFGSVRYKMKDFREDDSDYIRLLYIFQKYNIRYFLYNGGNDSMDTCYKIADYMSHIDYDCFIIGIPKTIDNDLPFTDHTPGFGSAAKFISNTIMEISYDMLAYPNGKVTIVEIMGRHAGWLTAASSIASISGYGPDLIYLPEIPFSVEQFKEDIKRVYHEKKQCLIAVSEGITNEEGIFISSSSGLKDAFGHFQLGGVSAKLANIVSADLGIPSRSVEFGSTQRAASHIQSLTDVEEAILVGRHAVNAVLRHETDLMITLNRVSSNPYKIEYGLHPLSDCANQEKTVPLDMINKEGNGITDKFLEYALPLIQGENPPQYKDGIQQFSKMI